The Blattabacterium cuenoti genome segment AATCCAATTTTGATTTTATCTGATTCTATTGGAATAGAAAATCCATATTTATATTCAGAATTATTAAAATCTTCTAATATTTTTTTATCTATTTTTTTCATTTTTTAATTATGACGAAAAACTTTTTCCGCATCCACAAGTATGTTTAGCATTAGGATTTATAAAATAGAATCCTTTTCCGTTTAAGTCATCTGAATATTCTAATGTTGCTCCTTTTAAATAAGGAATATTATTTTTTTTTATTAATATATTTATTTCTTTATCTTTAAAAAGTTCATCTTCTTCTCTTTTTTTATTATCAAATGATAATTCATAAGACATACCAGAACACCCATCATTTTTTATCCCAAATCTAATAAATGACATATCTTTTGAAAATCCTTTTCTATTCATGATATTGATTAGTTTATTTTTAGCATTCTCAGATATAAAAACCATAATTAAAATATTTATAACAAATATATTTATTATTTTTTTTCATTAAAAATAAAATTTATTTATTATAAATATTTTAGATTTTAGACTTTGATTTTTTGTTATGAAAATAATATAAAATCCTAAAATAA includes the following:
- a CDS encoding HesB/IscA family protein, which encodes MVFISENAKNKLINIMNRKGFSKDMSFIRFGIKNDGCSGMSYELSFDNKKREEDELFKDKEINILIKKNNIPYLKGATLEYSDDLNGKGFYFINPNAKHTCGCGKSFSS